The following DNA comes from Candidatus Methylomirabilota bacterium.
TCGTGCCCGACGGCGGTCGGGAGTCGAACGTGCGCTTCAAGGTGCCGTACGAGGCGGTGCTCGCGATGTGGCGTAAGTGCATCACGGCGGCGTACGAGCCCGCGGCGCTCTACGACCGCTACGCCTACAACGTCGCGCACACGTTCGCCAACCGGCTGGACTTTCCGCAGAGCCCGCGGCGCGCGTCGTGGGGGAACTTCGCCGACGGCCTCGGCATCTTGGCCCGCATCCTCTGGCGCATCGGCGCCCGCGGCGACTATCGCGACGCGTTCTGGCGCCTGGCCTGGCCCGCGCTCCGGGCGGGGAAGATCGAGGCGCTGATCAACGTCGCCGTGGTCAGCCACCACCTGATCGAGTTCACGCGCGACTGCCTGCGGGGCGCCGGCGAAGCCTCCTTCTATGCGCCGGCGGAGCGCGTCTGAGCGGGAGGGACGGCATGCGCGACGACGAGCTGGCCTTCACGTACTTCCAGGACGACTACCGCTGGTCCCACGGCATCCTGATGGCGCTCGGCGCCGCGCCCTGGGGCGGCGGCGAGATCGACGAGGTGCATCGCGTCGGGCTTCGCCTCCGCGGGCGGGTGGGCGACGACCGCGCGTGGTTCGAGGAGTGGACGCGGATGGCGGAGGCGGTCGAGGCCGACGGCCGGCGCCTCGCGGAGGCGAAGAAGGACGCGAGCGCCGCCGCCCGGCTCTTCCGCGCCGCGCACTACTATCACGTCGGCGAGCGCTTCCTCCAGCCGAAGAGCGCCGACGGCCTCGCCGCCTACCGGCGCGGCGTGGACTGCTTCCGCGAGGCGGCCCGGCGCGTCAGCCGGCCGCGCATCGAGCACGTCGAGGTGCCCTACGAGGGCGCGACGCTTCCGGCGCTCTTCGTCCACGCAGAGCACGCCGCCGGCCGCGCGCCGGCGGTGGTCTTCTTCGACGGCTTCGACATCACGAAGGAGATCCAGTACTTCAAGGGCGTCCCCGACCTCGCCGCCCGCGGCATCGGCTGCCTGATCGTGGACGGCCCGGGCAACGGCGAGGCGATCCGCTTCCGCGGCCTGCCGCTCCACCACGAGACCGAGCGCTACGCCACGGCGGCGTACGAGTACCTGGCGAAGCGGGCCGAGGTCGACCCCGCGCGGATCGGCGTGATGGCGATCAGCCTCGGCGGCTACTACGCTCCGCGCGCCGCCGCGTTCGAGCCGCGCTTCGCGGCGTGCATCGCGTGGGGCGCGCAGTGGGACTACCACGCGGTCTGGAAGGAGCGGCTGGACCGGATCGCGCGGGGCGAATCGCCGTCGCTTTCCGTGCCGTGGGAGCACCTGCTCTGGATCTTCGGCGTGACGACGCGGGACGAGGCGCTGAAGCGGCTCGAGGGCTTCAGGCTCGACGGGGTGGTGCAGAGGATCCGCTGCCCCTTCCTGCTGGTCCACGGCGAGGGCGACGCCCAGATCCCGCTCGCGACCGCGCAGAAGTGCTTCGACGCCGTCGGCTCGACGCGGAAGACCTTCAAGGTCTTCACGCGCGAGGAGGGCGGCTACCACCACTGCCAGACCGACAACCTCTCGATCGGGACGGCCTACATGTGGGACTGGCTCGAGGACGTCCTCGGCGCGAGGCGCTGAGGGGGCGCCGGGGTCGCGCGGCGACCGGCGGCGCCCCGCTCGGATCAGCCCCGCGCGATGTAGCCGTAGCGGCGATTGCTGCGCCCGGTGCCGGACCGCTCGTACCGCTCCTTCAGCTCGGCGAGGCGGTCGCGCGGTCCGCCGAGCTCCGCGTGCCGCTGGAACTTGTACAGGCGCGCGGTGTTCTCGCCGAAGATCGCGCTCTTGGTCGGCCCGTCGGCGGGACCGAGGGGCGCCCAGCCGTACTTTCTCTGCATATCCTCGGGGATCTCGAGCCGCCTGAGACCCTCGATCTGCCACTGCGGCGCGCCGGTCCAGATGGCGTCGGTGCCCCAGACGACGTGATCGGCGCCGAGCCCCTTGACGAGCATCCCCATCAGCGCCGCGGTGACCTTCGGCTCCGCCACGGTGGTCTGGGCGAAGAGCTGGCCGACGTCGGCGTAGACGTTCTTCACGCCGTACTTGGCGGGGATCTCGACGAGGTCGCTCACCCACTCGATCCGCCCCGTCGTTTCGAACTGCGTCCACGCGTCCGCGGCAACCCCTCCGCCCGGGAAGCGATAGCCGCTGTGGTAGATGATGAAGTTGAGCTGCGGCCAGTCCTTTGCCGCCTTGCCCACGTCGCGCACGTCGCTATACGCGACCAGGTGCGGGAACTGCTTTTCGACCGACGGCGGGAAGAGACCCTTGTGGATGCAGATGTTGACGAGCCCGGCCTTGACCGCCTTCTCGTAGAACGGGTAGACGAGCTTCTCGTCGTCGAGCCGCCAGGGGTACTTGCTGGTCTTCTTGTTGGTGTTGTCGCCGATCGTGTAGCCCTTGAAGGAGTCGGGCTTGAGGATGGCGATGGCCTTGTCGACATCGTCCATCCAACCCGGCTGGCCCGGCGTGAAGATCGCGTGGGCCAGCAACCGTCGCGCCCCGAGCTTCGCGTTCACCTTCGTCCGCGCCTCGGCGGCCATCTCGTTGGTCAGGAACCAATCCCCGGGGATATCGGACGGCGCGCTCGAGAGCACCGCGACCTTGGTGTCGCTGTCGAGGAACACTTCCTTGAAGAAGTTGTTGAACTTGAGCTCCTCGATCGTCTGTGGCTTGTCCACCAGGGCGGGGTTCCAGCCCGCCTTGCCCACCGCCTGGCGCTGGAGGACGAACGTCTGGATCCGCGTGTCGTCGCGCAGGAAGTGCACTTGATCGTCCATGATGAACTGGCCGCTTAGCGTCTTGGCCCGGTCCGCCGCCATCTCCTTGTCGGCGGCCTCGGCGCGCGTCGCGTCGTAGAGCCGCCCGTAGACGTCGTTCATCACCACGAAGGCGGCGGCCATGCCGCTGGCCGTCTTGAAGAACTGGCGCCGACTCAGGCCCATCTTCTTCGCCAGCTCGTTGCCCAGCGCCTTCACCCGCGCCTCGACCTCGCGCTGCCTGGGCGTCTGAGGCGTCGGGTAGTACTCGTCATTGGAGACGATCTGGGTGGGAATGGGCGATGGGAAGGCCGAGGTCTCCGAGGGCAGCAGGCTGTCGAGCTCTTCCTGGCTCAGTAGTCGCATGGTGATCTCCTTTGGCTCACGCCGGGCCTTGGCTCACGCCTTCCCGTCGAGCCGTCCGGGCATCTCGAGGAACGCGCGCATGACGTGCCAGAGCTGATTTCGGGTGTGGCCGAGCGCGACCGCGTGCGACGCGCCGGCCAGGATGACGAACTGGCGATCCGGGTTCGGCAGGCGCCGGTAGAACTCGAGGAGGTCCTCCTCCGTCGCGATGCCGTCGTGCTCGCCGCGGACGAGGAGCACCGGCGACTTCACCTTTGCGGGGTCCACCACCGGCAGGTTGGCGGTCATGTCGAGGTAGGTGCCGGTCGGGATCGTGTCGCCGAACGGGAGCTCGGCGTCCGCGAGGGCCTCGGCCACCGCGGGGTCGGAGGTGCCGGGCTTGTCGCGGGTGAAGATGCTGCGGATCATGTCGCGTCCCCGGGGGCGCCGGTTGTGGGTGCGGAAGTACTCGAGGCCCTCGGCCCGCTTGCCGAGGGTCGGCGAGCCCTTGCCCGTCCAGGTGAACGCCTCGAGGATGAGCCGGTCGACGCGCTCCGGGCGCGCCATGGCGAAGGCGCCAGCGCGCAGCGCGCCCGACGAGCCGCCGTAGAAGTGGAACCGCGCCTGGCCCGTCTCGCGCGCGACGATCTCGGTACCGGCCTTGAGGTCCTCGACGCCACTCGCGATGTCGGAGTTGCCCTCGGTCCGCGACGATCGGCCGTACCCCTCGTGGTCCAGCGTCCACACGTCGAAGCCGTACCCGGCGAACGTGTTCATCAGCGAGTACTCGCCGTGGCCGGGCACGGCGAGATCGAAGCTCGGGCGCGCGGAGATGGACGAGCCGTGGACGAGGAACAGCACCGGCCGCGGCGGCGCGCCCGCCGTCGGCGCGCCCTGCCGCTTGCGGAAGAGGTAGAGCGAGACGTCGCCCTTCTTGGCCCAGTACTCGCCGCTCCAGATCGTCGCGGGCGCGGGTTCCACGGGCGCCGGGCCCATCAGGCTGATCCCCACGCCCAGGCTGGCGCCCTTGATCACCGCGCGTCGCGACAGGTGACTGTCAGCCTCCGTCATACCTCTCTCCAGGGCGTGGTCTCCGATGCCCCATATAAGTAGTCCGCGTCCGGGCCCATTGCAAGGTCCTCGGACCGGCGCGCCGGAAGCCGGCTCGGCGCGCTCGAGGCCGAAAGGCGACAGACGCTGCGGGGCTGATGGGCCGCGCCTCGATCGATTGACAGCGGGAACCCGGCGGCGGTAGTCTCGGCAGGGCATGAAGCCGCGCCGATTGCTTACGATGATCGTGCTCGCGATCGCGACGCTCGCCGTCGCGGCCCACGTTTGCGTCGTCCCTCACGCTCACGCCCTGGACCTGCACCCGCACGCCTGGGACGCCGCCGTGACGGCCAACGCGCCCT
Coding sequences within:
- a CDS encoding DUF4070 domain-containing protein, which translates into the protein MRCSASASARSCRRRGSSSSPEREGRLVPDGGRESNVRFKVPYEAVLAMWRKCITAAYEPAALYDRYAYNVAHTFANRLDFPQSPRRASWGNFADGLGILARILWRIGARGDYRDAFWRLAWPALRAGKIEALINVAVVSHHLIEFTRDCLRGAGEASFYAPAERV
- a CDS encoding alpha/beta hydrolase, producing MRDDELAFTYFQDDYRWSHGILMALGAAPWGGGEIDEVHRVGLRLRGRVGDDRAWFEEWTRMAEAVEADGRRLAEAKKDASAAARLFRAAHYYHVGERFLQPKSADGLAAYRRGVDCFREAARRVSRPRIEHVEVPYEGATLPALFVHAEHAAGRAPAVVFFDGFDITKEIQYFKGVPDLAARGIGCLIVDGPGNGEAIRFRGLPLHHETERYATAAYEYLAKRAEVDPARIGVMAISLGGYYAPRAAAFEPRFAACIAWGAQWDYHAVWKERLDRIARGESPSLSVPWEHLLWIFGVTTRDEALKRLEGFRLDGVVQRIRCPFLLVHGEGDAQIPLATAQKCFDAVGSTRKTFKVFTREEGGYHHCQTDNLSIGTAYMWDWLEDVLGARR
- a CDS encoding amidohydrolase family protein, with amino-acid sequence MRLLSQEELDSLLPSETSAFPSPIPTQIVSNDEYYPTPQTPRQREVEARVKALGNELAKKMGLSRRQFFKTASGMAAAFVVMNDVYGRLYDATRAEAADKEMAADRAKTLSGQFIMDDQVHFLRDDTRIQTFVLQRQAVGKAGWNPALVDKPQTIEELKFNNFFKEVFLDSDTKVAVLSSAPSDIPGDWFLTNEMAAEARTKVNAKLGARRLLAHAIFTPGQPGWMDDVDKAIAILKPDSFKGYTIGDNTNKKTSKYPWRLDDEKLVYPFYEKAVKAGLVNICIHKGLFPPSVEKQFPHLVAYSDVRDVGKAAKDWPQLNFIIYHSGYRFPGGGVAADAWTQFETTGRIEWVSDLVEIPAKYGVKNVYADVGQLFAQTTVAEPKVTAALMGMLVKGLGADHVVWGTDAIWTGAPQWQIEGLRRLEIPEDMQRKYGWAPLGPADGPTKSAIFGENTARLYKFQRHAELGGPRDRLAELKERYERSGTGRSNRRYGYIARG
- a CDS encoding alpha/beta hydrolase, with translation MIKGASLGVGISLMGPAPVEPAPATIWSGEYWAKKGDVSLYLFRKRQGAPTAGAPPRPVLFLVHGSSISARPSFDLAVPGHGEYSLMNTFAGYGFDVWTLDHEGYGRSSRTEGNSDIASGVEDLKAGTEIVARETGQARFHFYGGSSGALRAGAFAMARPERVDRLILEAFTWTGKGSPTLGKRAEGLEYFRTHNRRPRGRDMIRSIFTRDKPGTSDPAVAEALADAELPFGDTIPTGTYLDMTANLPVVDPAKVKSPVLLVRGEHDGIATEEDLLEFYRRLPNPDRQFVILAGASHAVALGHTRNQLWHVMRAFLEMPGRLDGKA